Genomic window (bacterium):
GTGTGGGGATTAGGCATTCAAACGCTTATTTTACTGGTTTTTCAGGCTAATTTTGGCGTTTTATACTGGCTTATAGGGCTCGCCACAGGAATTTTCCTTCTCGGAAGCGCAGTAGGAAGTTATCTCGGCGAGAAAATTAATGTCAATCTGACCTTGCTATTGGTCTTTTTGTGCGTGGCTCTTACGGTGCTTTTCGCTGCGCTCGGTGAAGCAGGTTTTCACATTCCGCTCGGTGTTTTCGTTGTCATGTTTTTTGTTGCTGGTTGCGTTTCGGGACTCTGCTTCGGGGGTGGTTCGGCTGTGGGCGGCAGCGGCAAAATGCTCTACGGCATGGACCTTCTCGGCGCTACATTGGCGGCTATATGCGGAGTTTACCTTATACCAATGCTTGCACCTACAACTATAATAATTTTCGTCGGCGGGGTCGTAATAATAGCTGGCATTCTGGCGGTTACGGGTAAAGTGTTAAGGTGATGGGAAAAATTTGAATCGCGGAGACCGCGGGAAAACGGAAACCGCGGAGGCTGAGGAAATGTATCTCTTAAATCCAGCTATCTGATAATTCTGTTCTTCTCGTCAAGTTTGACGACTATCGGGCTTTTGTTCCCCCATTCATCTGCCGTGCAGTAAACATAAGATATTATTATCACTCTGTCCCCTACCGTCCCTTTGCGAGCGGCGGGACCTTTAAGAATTATGTCGCCGCTACCACGCTTTCCAGGGATAACATATGTCCACAAACGGTTTCCGTTCTCGAGGTTGAGGACCTGGACTTTCTCCCAGGGAAGTATCCCTGCTGCGT
Coding sequences:
- a CDS encoding aspartate 1-decarboxylase, coding for MLRAFCRAKIHMARITGTQLEYDGSIEIDQDIMDAAGILPWEKVQVLNLENGNRLWTYVIPGKRGSGDIILKGPAARKGTVGDRVIIISYVYCTADEWGNKSPIVVKLDEKNRIIR